One genomic window of Arachis hypogaea cultivar Tifrunner chromosome 8, arahy.Tifrunner.gnm2.J5K5, whole genome shotgun sequence includes the following:
- the LOC112707400 gene encoding defensin 1, producing the protein MEKKTVAGFCIFFLVLFLAQEGVVKTEAKLCNHLADTYRGPCFTNASCDDHCKNKEHFVSGTCMKMACWCAHNC; encoded by the exons ATGGAGAAGAAAACAGTTGCTGGATTCTGcatcttcttcctcgttctcttTCTTGCTC AGGAGGGAGTGGTGAAAACAGAGGCAAAGCTATGCAACCACCTGGCAGATACATACAGAGGACCATGCTTTACCAATGCAAGCTGCGATGATCATTGCAAGAACAAAGAGCACTTTGTTAGTGGAACCTGCATGAAAATGGCGTGTTGGTGTGCTCACAACTGTTGA
- the LOC112707402 gene encoding defensin-like protein yields MAGKSLTGFCFILLLLVVAQEMVVQSEAATCENLADTYRGPCFTTGSCDDHCKNKEHLLSGRCRDDFRCWCTRNC; encoded by the exons ATGGCGGGGAAATCTCTAACCGGGTTTtgcttcatcctcctcctcctcgttgTTGCTC AGGAAATGGTGGTGCAAAGTGAGGCAGCAACGTGTGAGAACCTGGCGGATACCTACAGGGGACCATGCTTCACCACCGGAAGCTGCGACGACCACTGCAAGAACAAGGAGCACCTGCTCAGCGGCCGCTGCCGCGACGATTTCCGCTGTTGGTGCACCAGAAACTGTTAA
- the LOC112707403 gene encoding uncharacterized protein — protein MATVQLQSLTLSRSSALSAPTTVSSISGRRSSIKLPRHAGLRLATSTRFSGSSSRAVSRISASRAGGRVVCEAQDTAAVQVDPITDANWQSLVLESDTPVLVEFWAPWCGPCRMIHPIIDELAKEYAGKLKCYKLNTDESPSTATRYGIRSIPTVIIFKNGEKKDAVIGAVPKTTLMTSIEKFL, from the exons ATGGCTACCGTACAACTTCAGTCCCTCACCCTCTCTCGCTCCTCCGCCCTCTCCGCTCCGACCACCGTGTCCTCCATCTCCGGTCGCCGGAGTTCCATCAAGCTGCCGCGCCACGCCGGACTTAGACTCGCCACCTCGACTCGCTTTTCCGGCTCATCGAGTCGCGCCGTGTCGAGAATTTCCGCCTCACGTGCTGGTGGACGCGTCGTGTGCGAGGCTCAGGACACCGCCGCCGTCCAAG TGGATCCCATTACTGACGCAAATTGGCAATCGCTTGTGCTCGAATCCGATACTCCTGTTTTGGTCGAATTCTGGGCACCATGGTGCGGTCCCTGCCGTATGATCCACCCAATAATCGATGAGCTAGCCAAGGAATATGCTGGGAAGCTCAAGTGTTACAAGCTCAACACTGATGAGAGCCCTTCCACGGCTACCCGGTATGGAATCCGTAGCATCCCAACCGTCATCATCTTCAAGAATGGTGAGAAGAAAGATGCAGTGATTGGTGCTGTGCCGAAGACAACATTGATGACAAGCATAGAGAAATTCTTGTAA